In Anseongella ginsenosidimutans, one genomic interval encodes:
- a CDS encoding RagB/SusD family nutrient uptake outer membrane protein — protein sequence MMKKLKNFILLLAGLCFTVSCQDDFLDRQATNAIPEEDVFEDPALMQLFVNNMYADVPSFDFGLYDNITDESRCYWGGGPLNVVQGQWFADNNPMEYWAYAAIRKANMFLEKIEDAPVEEEEKAVLKGQVKFLRAMHYFKMVKRYGGVPVITEPQDLSDDLFVKRQSTDESFAFIVRELEEAAGLLPETYGDIAVDVGKANKYSAKAFLGRVYLFWASPLYNPEGDVTRWEKAAAINKEVMDAEVYDLHPSFRNIMLDKNNEEEIFSVQFLKPYREHGWDSWAMPDSRSKQSAVARSPLQEFVDAFEMKNGKAIDEPGSGYDPANPYANRDPRFDATLIVNGSTFGFQGLPVYMYVGAPIDGINLPYATITGYLMRKGTDESNKDYYGNAGSDQNWIELRYAEVLLNYAEARNEALAAPDQSVYDAVERIRERAGLNPFELPEGLSKAEMRETIRHERYIELAFEQKRYWDLRRWKTAVEKLHGKTFHAMYITRHDDGSYTYEAKPATQGPYVFQEKMYFMPIPQREIEKNPNLEQNLGW from the coding sequence ATGATGAAAAAGCTGAAAAATTTTATACTACTGCTTGCCGGCCTGTGTTTCACAGTTTCCTGTCAGGATGATTTCCTTGACCGGCAGGCTACCAATGCCATTCCCGAAGAGGACGTGTTCGAAGACCCGGCCCTGATGCAATTATTCGTCAATAATATGTACGCGGATGTGCCTTCCTTCGATTTCGGGTTATACGATAATATTACCGATGAGTCGCGCTGCTACTGGGGCGGCGGCCCCCTGAACGTGGTGCAGGGACAGTGGTTCGCAGATAACAATCCCATGGAATACTGGGCATATGCGGCCATCCGGAAGGCCAACATGTTCCTGGAAAAGATCGAGGATGCGCCGGTGGAAGAAGAAGAAAAGGCCGTGCTGAAAGGCCAGGTGAAATTCCTCCGGGCCATGCATTATTTTAAGATGGTGAAAAGATACGGAGGCGTGCCGGTGATCACCGAACCGCAGGATCTTTCCGACGATCTCTTTGTAAAGCGGCAGTCCACTGACGAAAGTTTTGCCTTCATTGTGCGCGAACTGGAAGAAGCCGCCGGGCTGCTGCCTGAAACCTACGGGGATATCGCCGTAGACGTGGGGAAGGCCAACAAGTATTCTGCGAAAGCCTTCCTGGGCAGGGTGTACCTGTTCTGGGCCAGCCCGCTTTATAATCCGGAGGGCGATGTGACCCGCTGGGAAAAAGCGGCGGCCATTAATAAAGAAGTGATGGACGCGGAAGTATACGACCTGCATCCCAGTTTCCGGAACATCATGCTGGATAAGAACAATGAAGAAGAGATCTTCAGCGTACAGTTCCTGAAACCCTATCGCGAGCATGGATGGGATTCCTGGGCCATGCCCGATTCGAGGTCCAAACAGTCCGCCGTAGCGCGCAGCCCCCTGCAGGAATTTGTGGACGCTTTCGAGATGAAGAACGGGAAAGCCATTGATGAGCCCGGTTCGGGATACGACCCCGCCAATCCTTACGCGAACAGGGACCCGCGTTTCGATGCTACGCTGATTGTCAACGGGTCCACTTTCGGCTTCCAGGGCTTGCCGGTTTATATGTACGTGGGCGCTCCCATCGACGGGATCAACCTTCCTTACGCCACTATCACCGGTTACCTGATGCGAAAAGGTACCGATGAAAGCAATAAAGATTACTACGGCAATGCGGGCAGCGACCAGAACTGGATAGAGCTTCGTTATGCAGAAGTATTGCTCAACTACGCCGAAGCGCGGAACGAAGCGCTGGCCGCTCCCGACCAGAGCGTTTACGATGCGGTAGAGCGCATTCGCGAAAGAGCCGGCCTTAACCCATTTGAACTTCCGGAAGGCCTGAGCAAGGCCGAAATGAGGGAAACGATAAGACACGAACGGTACATTGAGCTGGCATTTGAGCAAAAGCGGTACTGGGATCTCAGAAGATGGAAAACGGCGGTTGAAAAACTGCATGGGAAGACTTTTCACGCCATGTACATTACCAGGCATGACGATGGTTCCTATACTTACGAAGCCAAACCTGCTACTCAGGGCCCTTATGTATTCCAGGAAAAAATGTACTTTATGCCCATTCCCCAACGGGAAATTGAAAAGAATCCCAACCTGGAGCAAAATCTCGGCTGGTAA
- a CDS encoding alpha/beta hydrolase, with protein sequence MRLFLAILFLITATPGKSQQTIPLYEGDIPGAKPGPDREISAPNELVDTVLTQVSRPTLTLFLPEKGASLPQEGPGAGRMAVIICPGGGYHALLIEREGRFVAREFNKAGIAAVVLKYRLPHDRIMEDKASGPLRDAQQAIRVVREHAAEWGIDPAKIGIMGFSAGGHLAATAGTHFDKPLIENAGSVSLRPDFMLLINPVISFTDSIGHKGSRDNLLGPSPSGEQIRFYSAELGVTEKTPPAFLVHSAEDVVVPPENSLYFYRALRNHHVPAAIHLYGRGEHGFLTAPDFEEWFGRCLYWLRTWQEEQDRAG encoded by the coding sequence ATGCGGCTGTTCCTGGCAATTCTTTTTCTCATCACCGCAACGCCTGGAAAAAGCCAGCAAACCATCCCTCTTTATGAAGGGGATATTCCCGGAGCGAAACCGGGCCCGGACAGGGAGATAAGCGCCCCCAATGAACTGGTGGATACCGTCCTTACGCAGGTGTCCCGGCCCACGCTTACGCTGTTCCTGCCTGAAAAGGGGGCTTCTTTGCCGCAGGAGGGGCCTGGCGCCGGCCGCATGGCTGTGATCATCTGCCCCGGCGGCGGCTATCATGCGCTGCTCATTGAACGGGAAGGACGTTTCGTGGCCAGGGAATTTAATAAGGCCGGGATTGCCGCTGTTGTTTTAAAATACCGGCTGCCCCATGACCGGATCATGGAGGACAAAGCCAGCGGGCCGCTCCGGGACGCGCAGCAAGCTATCAGGGTAGTGCGTGAGCATGCGGCTGAATGGGGCATTGATCCGGCGAAGATCGGGATCATGGGCTTTTCGGCAGGCGGGCATCTTGCTGCGACGGCGGGAACCCATTTTGACAAGCCCCTGATTGAAAATGCCGGCAGCGTTAGCCTGCGGCCCGATTTTATGCTGCTGATCAACCCGGTGATCAGTTTTACGGACAGCATCGGCCACAAGGGCTCACGGGATAACCTGCTGGGCCCTTCTCCATCCGGGGAACAGATCAGATTTTATTCAGCCGAACTCGGCGTCACGGAAAAAACTCCGCCAGCTTTCCTGGTGCATTCTGCGGAGGACGTGGTGGTTCCCCCGGAGAATAGCCTGTATTTTTACCGGGCTTTGCGAAATCATCATGTTCCGGCGGCAATCCATTTATACGGAAGGGGCGAACACGGCTTTCTTACTGCTCCGGACTTTGAAGAATGGTTCGGAAGGTGCCTCTACTGGCTCAGAACGTGGCAGGAGGAGCAGGACAGAGCAGGATAG
- a CDS encoding PVC-type heme-binding CxxCH protein produces MNKSPLKKSVLLLAAALFFSCGKKETVYQLDPEPNSSIVFIGNSFAERLQEHNYFETLLYKSFPDRRLRVRNLAWSADEVNLRPRPLNFGTLDEHLQQQEAGIIFACFGLNEAFKGPDSLDNFKRDLESFLSHLQQQQYNGKAAPQVILVSPIAHEELGGFLPDGSAHNKNLELYAEGMEDVAGKLDIPFIDLYGPTAKLAAGADSLTTNGIHLNDKGYLQVSEVMARSLGLPAASWDGDKHSLLLRQAVAKKNQHYFYRFKAQNGEYIYGRRREWAGGQTLPEEALKIDKIVARLDSVIWAGSASDATPDMEKIREIIAFSRQYEPRPLAQNSGASPEAAREELEKAKSLFVLPEGYEIELFASELDFPVANPVAITFDPKGRMWVATMPSYPHYYPGSPPDDQLVILEDTDRDGKADKHTVFADSLYLPLGFELGQGGVYVTQAPDFVFLKDTDGDDRADSRKTLLSGFGTEDSHHTLSAYTWGPDGALYMHMGTFLHSQVETPYGPQRGAYGTTWRYEPRTMKLEPYISYPYANPWGNVFTRDGTHIIADVSTGMNYFAPPLTVAIDYPKKHMGMKDFLTAKVKPKTCGVEIISSRAFPENVQGNVLFNTFIGFQGVRQHVPREEGSGIMADETEPLLQSKDPDFRPVDLKFGPDGALYVVDWYDPIIQHGEQGFRDPLRDHTRGRIWRISYKGKPALEVTDLTQLGTSELLDRLKTYEDRERYRARVRLGALPEEEVFPALEKWLAGLDAGDPEYEHYQLEGLWVYQQFNRPEEALLGKLLEAKDAHVRAAATHVLYYWAPGISDAEEKLIALSRDPSPRVRLEAITALSHFESEASVKALLAATELPVDDYTGYALIESFKHLKPVWMEMFKNDKDFLADSPEKANYLFRPLSSEKELQVPGFIMDDPAYAKYGVAPLSEEDFKALAGVAAFDNFRKNNADLFSTATEEPAPAAPAAPAQEMGEVVIQLAALPGKMLFDKDTLVVPAGKTVSLVFDNRDQMPHNVVIVKPGSWEKVGMAADNMASGEDGYEKHFVPDLPEVLFSTPLVGASQVFQLNFTAPAQPGDYPFICSFPGHWRMMKGIIKVVK; encoded by the coding sequence ATGAACAAATCTCCATTAAAAAAAAGCGTTCTCCTGCTGGCAGCTGCGCTTTTCTTTTCCTGCGGAAAGAAAGAAACGGTCTATCAGCTTGATCCGGAACCGAACAGCAGTATTGTTTTCATCGGAAATTCCTTTGCCGAGCGGCTCCAGGAACATAATTATTTTGAAACGCTGCTGTATAAAAGCTTCCCCGATCGCCGCCTGCGGGTAAGGAACCTTGCCTGGAGCGCCGATGAAGTGAACCTGCGGCCCCGCCCGCTGAATTTCGGGACGCTCGACGAACACCTGCAACAGCAGGAAGCCGGGATAATTTTTGCCTGCTTCGGCCTGAATGAGGCCTTTAAAGGGCCGGACAGTCTTGACAATTTCAAGCGCGACCTTGAAAGTTTTCTTTCCCATTTACAGCAGCAGCAATACAATGGCAAGGCCGCCCCTCAAGTGATCCTCGTTTCTCCCATCGCGCATGAGGAGCTGGGCGGTTTTTTACCGGATGGCTCTGCGCATAATAAAAACCTGGAGCTATATGCGGAAGGGATGGAGGACGTGGCCGGAAAGCTGGATATTCCTTTTATTGACCTGTACGGGCCTACCGCGAAATTAGCGGCCGGCGCCGACTCGCTGACCACCAACGGGATCCATCTCAATGACAAAGGGTACCTTCAGGTGAGCGAGGTCATGGCCCGCTCGCTGGGCCTGCCCGCTGCTTCCTGGGACGGTGACAAACACTCCCTGCTGCTCCGGCAGGCCGTTGCGAAAAAGAACCAGCACTACTTTTACCGCTTCAAGGCCCAGAACGGAGAATATATTTATGGCCGCAGAAGAGAATGGGCAGGGGGGCAGACGCTCCCGGAAGAAGCTTTGAAAATAGATAAGATCGTGGCCCGGCTCGACAGCGTTATCTGGGCGGGCAGCGCTTCAGATGCGACACCCGACATGGAGAAGATCCGCGAGATCATCGCTTTCAGCAGGCAATACGAACCGCGGCCGCTGGCCCAAAACAGCGGGGCGAGCCCGGAGGCTGCCCGCGAAGAACTCGAAAAGGCAAAATCCCTCTTTGTGCTGCCCGAGGGCTATGAGATCGAACTTTTCGCTTCGGAGCTGGATTTTCCCGTGGCGAACCCGGTGGCCATCACCTTTGATCCAAAGGGCCGCATGTGGGTAGCCACGATGCCTTCCTACCCGCATTACTACCCGGGAAGCCCGCCGGATGACCAGCTGGTGATCCTGGAAGATACCGACCGTGACGGTAAAGCGGACAAGCATACGGTTTTTGCCGACAGCTTGTACCTGCCGCTGGGCTTCGAGCTGGGGCAGGGAGGCGTTTACGTGACCCAGGCTCCCGATTTCGTTTTTCTTAAAGATACGGACGGCGATGACCGCGCCGATTCCAGGAAGACGCTGCTCAGCGGCTTCGGCACAGAGGACTCCCATCATACCCTGAGCGCCTATACCTGGGGCCCCGACGGCGCGCTGTATATGCACATGGGCACCTTCCTGCATTCCCAGGTAGAAACCCCTTACGGGCCGCAAAGAGGAGCATACGGTACTACCTGGCGGTACGAGCCACGGACAATGAAGCTGGAGCCCTATATTTCCTATCCTTACGCGAATCCCTGGGGAAATGTGTTTACCCGAGATGGTACTCATATTATTGCGGATGTGTCTACGGGAATGAATTATTTCGCTCCTCCGCTTACGGTGGCCATCGATTATCCTAAGAAACACATGGGCATGAAGGATTTTCTGACCGCTAAAGTAAAACCCAAGACCTGCGGGGTGGAGATCATTTCCAGCCGCGCTTTCCCCGAAAACGTGCAGGGAAATGTACTGTTTAATACCTTTATCGGGTTCCAGGGCGTGCGTCAGCATGTCCCCCGGGAAGAAGGCAGCGGGATCATGGCCGATGAGACGGAGCCGCTCCTGCAGTCCAAAGATCCTGATTTCAGGCCGGTGGACCTTAAATTCGGCCCGGACGGCGCGCTGTACGTAGTTGATTGGTACGACCCCATTATCCAGCACGGAGAACAAGGTTTCCGCGATCCGCTAAGGGACCATACCCGGGGCAGGATATGGAGAATTTCCTATAAGGGCAAACCTGCACTGGAAGTAACGGATCTGACGCAGCTGGGTACCTCGGAACTCCTGGACCGGCTGAAGACTTACGAAGACCGGGAAAGATACCGGGCAAGAGTACGCCTGGGAGCTTTACCGGAAGAAGAGGTATTTCCCGCCCTTGAAAAATGGCTTGCCGGCCTGGATGCCGGCGATCCCGAATATGAGCATTATCAGCTGGAAGGCCTATGGGTTTACCAGCAGTTCAACCGGCCTGAGGAAGCCCTGCTGGGAAAGCTGCTGGAAGCCAAAGATGCCCATGTGAGGGCTGCTGCCACCCATGTATTGTACTATTGGGCGCCTGGAATAAGCGATGCCGAAGAAAAACTTATTGCGCTTTCGCGCGACCCTTCTCCAAGGGTCCGGCTGGAAGCCATTACTGCCCTGAGCCATTTTGAAAGCGAAGCGTCCGTAAAGGCGCTGCTCGCCGCTACTGAACTGCCGGTGGACGATTATACGGGTTACGCCCTTATCGAATCGTTTAAACACCTGAAGCCGGTTTGGATGGAAATGTTCAAAAACGACAAGGATTTCCTGGCGGACAGCCCGGAAAAGGCAAACTACCTGTTCCGGCCGCTTTCATCCGAAAAAGAATTGCAGGTGCCCGGATTTATCATGGATGACCCTGCTTATGCTAAATATGGCGTGGCTCCGCTGTCTGAAGAAGATTTCAAGGCCCTGGCAGGAGTAGCCGCTTTTGACAATTTCAGGAAGAATAACGCGGATCTGTTCAGCACGGCCACGGAAGAGCCGGCGCCGGCAGCTCCTGCGGCTCCTGCGCAGGAAATGGGCGAGGTGGTTATCCAGCTTGCGGCATTGCCGGGCAAAATGCTTTTTGATAAAGATACGCTCGTGGTTCCTGCCGGAAAAACCGTTTCCCTGGTTTTTGACAACCGCGACCAGATGCCGCATAACGTGGTAATCGTGAAACCCGGCTCCTGGGAAAAAGTAGGTATGGCTGCTGATAATATGGCCAGCGGGGAAGACGGTTATGAAAAGCATTTCGTACCGGACCTGCCGGAGGTGTTGTTTTCCACTCCCCTGGTAGGCGCAAGCCAGGTCTTCCAGCTGAATTTTACGGCTCCTGCCCAACCCGGTGACTACCCGTTCATTTGTTCCTTCCCCGGTCATTGGAGAATGATGAAGGGAATTATTAAAGTGGTGAAATAA